A genome region from Streptomyces sp. S4.7 includes the following:
- a CDS encoding DegT/DnrJ/EryC1/StrS family aminotransferase, whose protein sequence is MSSSEVQPIPAARPVIGEEEIEAAVRVLRTGRVVQGPEVAAFEEGFAELVAGRHCVAVNSGTSALHLLLLALGIGPGDEVIVPSFSFAASANAVRLVGADVVFADIEPGNFGLDPAAVEAAITPRTAAIMPVHLYGNPASMDKLMPIADKHKLAVVEDACQAHAASLHGTPVGAFGSGGTFSFYPTKNMHSLEGGMISTGDAEVARTLRLLRNQGMEQRYANEIVGANMRLTDVAAAVGRVQLGKLGGWTEQRRANAAYLSEHITAPGVVTPPVAEGAYHVYHQYTVRITGDRDAAMAKLTEAGVGNAVYYPTPIHRLRPFWEPDQKAGRNWDLPETERAAAEVVSLPVHPSLSKSDLERIVSAVNELGENL, encoded by the coding sequence ATGTCGAGCAGTGAAGTGCAGCCCATTCCCGCTGCCCGCCCCGTCATCGGGGAAGAGGAGATCGAGGCCGCTGTACGCGTACTGCGCACCGGCCGGGTCGTACAGGGCCCCGAGGTGGCCGCTTTCGAGGAAGGCTTCGCCGAACTCGTCGCCGGCCGCCACTGCGTGGCCGTGAACTCCGGCACTTCGGCACTCCATCTCCTGCTGCTCGCCCTCGGCATCGGCCCGGGCGACGAGGTGATCGTGCCGTCGTTCTCGTTCGCCGCGTCGGCCAACGCCGTCCGCCTCGTCGGCGCCGACGTCGTCTTCGCCGACATCGAGCCCGGCAACTTCGGGCTCGACCCGGCGGCCGTCGAGGCCGCGATCACCCCGCGCACCGCCGCCATCATGCCGGTGCACCTCTACGGCAACCCGGCGTCGATGGACAAGCTGATGCCCATCGCCGACAAGCACAAGCTCGCCGTCGTGGAGGACGCCTGCCAGGCGCACGCCGCGTCGCTGCACGGCACGCCGGTCGGCGCCTTCGGCTCCGGCGGCACCTTCAGCTTCTACCCGACGAAGAACATGCACTCCCTCGAAGGCGGCATGATCTCCACCGGTGACGCCGAGGTCGCCCGCACCCTGCGCCTGCTGCGCAACCAGGGCATGGAGCAGCGGTACGCGAACGAGATCGTCGGCGCCAACATGCGCCTCACCGACGTGGCCGCCGCCGTCGGCCGGGTGCAGCTCGGCAAGCTCGGCGGCTGGACCGAGCAGCGCCGCGCCAACGCCGCGTACCTGAGCGAGCACATCACCGCGCCCGGTGTGGTGACGCCGCCGGTCGCCGAGGGCGCGTACCACGTCTACCACCAGTACACCGTCCGGATCACCGGTGACCGCGACGCCGCGATGGCGAAGCTCACCGAGGCGGGCGTCGGCAACGCCGTGTACTACCCCACCCCCATCCACCGGCTGCGGCCGTTCTGGGAGCCGGACCAGAAGGCCGGCCGGAACTGGGACCTGCCGGAGACCGAGCGGGCCGCCGCCGAGGTCGTCTCGCTGCCCGTGCACCCCTCGCTCTCCAAGTCGGACCTGGAGCGAATCGTTTCCGCCGTGAATGAGCTGGGAGAGAACCTGTGA
- a CDS encoding Rne/Rng family ribonuclease, producing MSQNEPGTNRDTEEELNSPSDTLPPRRRRRAASRPAGPPSAAAGADDVTQDGAVEPAGEPVAEEAAPPRARRRATRKATAPVEIVAEPAPEVAAAETLAEPAAEEVAPPRARRRATRKVAAPAETVAEQVVEPVVEPAAPAAVAAPEPAAEPVAEEAAPPRARRRATRKVAAPAESAPEPVVETAPESVAEEAAPPRARRRATRKVTAPATTPAAEADEETTQGETLPATAVTQITADEERVEAAEKAATRGRGRRRAGGASESTEPKAESSTEPAPAPKTETKPEPRSRKAEQRNGSGPAATKDGETEAPERSRRRANRPAVAVFQAPVFAEPMFQTPETAAAMAAAGDVEDGGDVDDFDIEDETTAAPAPEPSGRRRRRRRGESAEAAEPAPAQAPAAERDADDESGTEQSAEGDESDSDESDDYDRPSRRRRRGGRRRRRGESAEADEQSDEQSEDAPEERSRERGRKQVSQEAADTDGDTAVEGDLDEQDDDDSAGQSGGGSSSSRRRRRRRRRSGDGGSDTENNGVDDPERTVVKVREPRERRTKDTEPGTGVDEVQSIKGSTRLEAKKQRRREGREQGRRRVPIITEAEFLARREAVERVMVVRQSGERTQIGVLEDDVLVEHYVNKEQATSYVGNVYLGKVQNVLPSMEAAFVDIGKGRNAVLYAGEVNFEALGMSGGPRRIETALKSGQSVLVQVTKDPIGHKGARLTSQVSLPGRYLVYVPEGSMTGISRKLPDTERARLKTILKKIVPEDAGVIVRTAAEGASEDELRRDVERLQSQWEDIQKKAKSGNAPTLLYGEPDMTVRVVRDIFNEDFTKVIVSGDEAWQTIHGYVAHVAPDLSDRLNRWTSEVDVFASYRIDEQLMKALDRKVWLPSGGSLVIDKTEAMIVVDVNTGKFTGQGGNLEETVTRNNLEAAEEIVRQLRLRDLGGIVVIDFIDMVLESNRDLVLRRLLECLGRDRTKHQVAEVTSLGLVQMTRKRVGQGLLESFSETCVHCNGRGVIVHMEQPTGSGGGGGAGGGGNGKRAKKRRGGSGADHDHSHDHDHETAEGPAETESEAEVAAEVATPVALPAPEFVPDEELYSSVAEAETAARGGRSRRRASRKASAPAGSPRSAEPEQRVRPDEQAQVPVPVASSVPVAEPEEVVEEAAPQGRPRRRATRKASAPAGSPKAAGSDEVAEQAAEVVVEQSAAPVAAEPEAVSAEPAGDTPSGDTPSGDTPEAAPPRARRRATRKASAPAGSPAGAEEGAVLVVDSAPETAPAPAESAESEGHADRSDGDDNAESSAPAKKAARKTAKKATAKKAATKKTAAKKTAAKKTTTKKAAAKSVAKKTSAAEQQSAPAVSVPTDG from the coding sequence ATGTCCCAGAACGAGCCCGGTACGAACCGGGACACCGAAGAAGAACTGAACAGCCCCAGCGACACGCTGCCGCCGCGCCGCAGGCGCCGCGCCGCGTCGCGTCCCGCGGGGCCGCCGTCCGCGGCGGCCGGGGCCGACGACGTGACGCAGGACGGCGCGGTCGAGCCCGCCGGCGAGCCGGTGGCCGAGGAGGCCGCGCCGCCGCGTGCCCGCCGCCGCGCCACCCGTAAGGCCACCGCTCCCGTGGAGATCGTGGCCGAGCCCGCACCCGAGGTCGCCGCGGCCGAGACGCTCGCCGAGCCGGCGGCGGAGGAGGTCGCGCCCCCGCGCGCCCGGCGCCGCGCGACCCGTAAGGTCGCCGCTCCCGCCGAGACGGTCGCCGAACAGGTCGTCGAGCCCGTGGTCGAGCCCGCCGCTCCCGCGGCCGTCGCCGCCCCGGAGCCCGCCGCCGAGCCCGTCGCCGAGGAGGCCGCGCCGCCGCGTGCCCGCCGCCGCGCCACCCGTAAGGTCGCCGCCCCCGCCGAGAGTGCGCCGGAGCCGGTCGTCGAGACCGCTCCCGAGTCGGTGGCCGAGGAGGCCGCGCCGCCGCGTGCCCGCCGCCGCGCGACCCGGAAGGTGACCGCACCGGCCACCACCCCCGCCGCCGAGGCGGACGAAGAGACCACGCAGGGCGAGACGCTGCCCGCGACCGCCGTCACGCAGATCACCGCCGACGAGGAGCGGGTCGAGGCCGCGGAGAAGGCCGCGACCCGTGGCCGCGGCCGCCGCAGGGCCGGTGGCGCGTCCGAGTCCACCGAGCCGAAGGCCGAGTCGAGTACGGAGCCGGCGCCCGCGCCGAAGACCGAGACGAAGCCCGAGCCCAGGAGCAGGAAGGCCGAGCAGCGCAACGGCTCCGGCCCCGCCGCCACGAAGGACGGCGAGACCGAGGCGCCCGAGCGGTCGCGCCGGCGTGCCAACCGGCCCGCCGTGGCCGTCTTCCAGGCGCCCGTCTTCGCCGAGCCGATGTTCCAGACCCCCGAGACGGCCGCCGCGATGGCCGCCGCCGGTGACGTCGAGGACGGCGGTGACGTCGACGATTTCGACATCGAGGACGAGACCACGGCCGCGCCCGCGCCCGAGCCCTCGGGCCGCCGTCGGCGCCGTCGCCGCGGTGAGTCCGCCGAAGCGGCCGAGCCCGCGCCCGCGCAGGCCCCCGCCGCCGAGCGGGACGCCGACGACGAGTCCGGCACCGAGCAGTCCGCCGAGGGTGACGAGTCCGATTCGGACGAGTCCGACGACTACGACCGTCCCTCGCGCCGCCGCCGCAGGGGCGGCCGCCGCCGTCGCCGCGGCGAGTCGGCCGAGGCCGACGAGCAGTCGGACGAACAGTCCGAGGACGCGCCCGAGGAGCGGAGCCGCGAGCGCGGCAGGAAGCAGGTGTCGCAGGAGGCTGCCGACACCGACGGCGACACCGCTGTCGAGGGCGACTTGGACGAGCAGGACGACGACGACTCCGCCGGCCAGTCGGGCGGCGGAAGCAGCAGCAGCCGCCGGCGTCGCCGCAGGCGCCGTCGCAGCGGCGACGGCGGCTCCGACACCGAGAACAACGGCGTGGACGACCCGGAGCGTACGGTCGTCAAGGTCCGTGAGCCGCGGGAGCGCCGTACGAAGGACACCGAGCCCGGCACCGGCGTGGACGAGGTCCAGTCCATCAAGGGCTCGACCCGTCTCGAAGCGAAGAAGCAGCGCCGCCGCGAGGGGCGCGAGCAGGGCCGCCGCCGTGTGCCGATCATCACCGAGGCGGAGTTCCTGGCGCGCCGTGAGGCCGTCGAGCGTGTGATGGTCGTCCGGCAGAGCGGCGAGCGCACCCAGATCGGTGTCCTCGAGGACGACGTGCTCGTCGAGCACTACGTCAACAAGGAGCAGGCCACCAGCTACGTCGGCAACGTCTACCTGGGCAAGGTGCAGAACGTACTGCCGTCCATGGAGGCCGCCTTCGTGGACATCGGCAAGGGACGCAACGCCGTCCTGTACGCCGGTGAGGTCAACTTCGAGGCGCTGGGCATGTCGGGCGGCCCGCGCCGTATCGAGACCGCGCTCAAGTCCGGCCAGTCGGTCCTCGTCCAGGTGACGAAGGACCCGATCGGTCACAAGGGCGCGCGTCTCACCAGCCAGGTCTCGCTCCCCGGCCGTTACCTCGTGTACGTCCCCGAGGGCTCGATGACCGGCATCAGCCGCAAGCTCCCGGACACCGAGCGGGCGCGGCTGAAGACCATCCTGAAGAAGATCGTCCCCGAGGACGCGGGCGTCATCGTCCGCACTGCCGCCGAGGGCGCGAGCGAGGACGAGCTGCGCCGTGACGTCGAGCGCCTCCAGTCGCAGTGGGAGGACATCCAGAAGAAGGCGAAGAGCGGCAACGCCCCGACCCTTCTCTACGGTGAGCCGGACATGACCGTCCGGGTCGTGCGCGACATCTTCAACGAGGACTTCACCAAGGTCATCGTCAGCGGTGACGAGGCGTGGCAGACCATCCACGGTTATGTGGCGCACGTGGCGCCCGACCTGTCCGACCGGCTGAACCGCTGGACGAGCGAGGTCGACGTCTTCGCCTCGTACCGGATCGACGAGCAGCTGATGAAGGCGCTGGACCGCAAGGTCTGGCTGCCGAGCGGTGGCTCGCTGGTGATCGACAAGACCGAGGCCATGATCGTGGTCGACGTCAACACCGGGAAGTTCACCGGTCAGGGCGGCAACCTCGAAGAGACCGTCACCAGGAACAACCTGGAGGCGGCCGAGGAGATCGTGCGTCAGCTGCGGCTGCGTGACCTCGGCGGCATCGTCGTCATCGACTTCATCGACATGGTCCTCGAATCGAACCGGGATCTGGTGCTGCGGCGGCTGCTGGAGTGCCTGGGCCGGGACCGTACGAAGCACCAGGTCGCCGAAGTGACGTCGCTGGGCCTGGTCCAGATGACCCGTAAGCGCGTCGGCCAGGGTCTGCTGGAGTCGTTCTCCGAGACCTGTGTCCACTGCAACGGGCGAGGCGTGATCGTCCACATGGAGCAGCCGACCGGCTCCGGTGGCGGTGGCGGCGCCGGCGGTGGCGGCAACGGCAAGCGCGCGAAGAAGCGCCGCGGCGGGTCCGGCGCGGACCACGACCACAGCCATGACCACGACCACGAGACGGCCGAGGGTCCGGCGGAGACCGAGTCCGAGGCCGAGGTCGCGGCGGAGGTCGCTACCCCGGTGGCGCTGCCCGCGCCGGAGTTCGTGCCCGACGAGGAGCTGTACAGCAGCGTCGCGGAGGCCGAGACGGCCGCCCGTGGCGGGCGTTCGCGCCGCCGGGCCTCGCGCAAGGCGTCGGCTCCGGCCGGTTCGCCGCGTTCGGCGGAGCCCGAGCAGCGGGTGCGCCCCGACGAGCAGGCGCAGGTGCCGGTCCCGGTCGCCTCGTCCGTGCCGGTGGCCGAACCCGAGGAAGTGGTGGAGGAGGCGGCCCCGCAGGGCCGCCCCCGCCGCAGGGCCACCCGTAAGGCGTCGGCTCCGGCCGGTTCGCCGAAGGCGGCCGGGTCGGACGAGGTCGCGGAGCAGGCGGCCGAGGTCGTCGTCGAGCAGTCGGCGGCGCCGGTCGCGGCGGAGCCGGAGGCCGTATCGGCCGAGCCCGCCGGTGACACGCCGTCCGGTGACACGCCGTCCGGCGACACGCCCGAGGCGGCACCGCCGCGGGCGCGCCGCAGGGCGACCCGTAAGGCGTCGGCTCCGGCCGGTTCGCCGGCGGGCGCCGAGGAGGGAGCGGTCCTCGTGGTGGATTCGGCGCCGGAGACGGCCCCGGCCCCCGCGGAATCGGCCGAATCCGAGGGACACGCTGATCGGTCCGACGGCGACGACAATGCGGAATCTTCCGCTCCGGCCAAGAAGGCGGCTCGAAAGACCGCCAAGAAGGCCACGGCCAAGAAGGCGGCGACGAAGAAGACGGCCGCCAAGAAGACCGCCGCGAAGAAGACCACCACCAAGAAGGCGGCCGCGAAGTCCGTGGCCAAGAAGACATCGGCTGCCGAACAGCAGTCGGCCCCGGCCGTGTCGGTCCCCACGGATGGCTGA
- a CDS encoding TIGR03936 family radical SAM-associated protein translates to MQRIRLRYTKRGRLRFTSHRDFQRAFERALRRADVPMAYSAGFTPHPKVSYANAAPTGTGSEAEYLEIALAAPRDPDTLRELLDESLPTGLDIIDAVEARTSGLADRLTASEWELRLDGVDEEEAGRAVAAFLAAEVVEVERRAKNGMRTFDAREAVVDLRTLPPQADRPQGERCAILRLVVRHVTPAVRPDDVLSGLRAVADLAPPVPAAVTRLAQGLFDEESGTVTDPLAPDREAVTAGLSMAAGPAAAKAPEGAGSA, encoded by the coding sequence GTGCAGCGCATCCGACTGCGTTACACCAAGCGTGGCCGCCTCCGGTTCACCAGCCACCGCGATTTCCAGCGCGCCTTCGAGCGGGCACTGCGCCGCGCCGACGTCCCCATGGCGTACTCGGCGGGCTTCACCCCGCATCCGAAGGTCAGTTACGCCAATGCCGCACCCACCGGCACGGGCAGCGAGGCCGAGTACCTGGAGATCGCCCTCGCGGCGCCACGCGACCCGGACACCCTGCGCGAACTGCTCGACGAGTCGCTGCCCACCGGGCTCGACATCATCGACGCCGTCGAGGCCCGTACCTCGGGACTCGCCGACCGGCTCACCGCCTCGGAGTGGGAGCTGCGGCTCGACGGGGTGGACGAGGAAGAGGCCGGGCGCGCCGTGGCCGCCTTCCTCGCCGCCGAGGTGGTGGAGGTCGAGCGGCGCGCGAAGAACGGCATGCGCACCTTCGACGCCCGGGAAGCCGTCGTCGACCTGCGGACGCTTCCTCCACAGGCCGATAGGCCGCAGGGCGAGCGCTGTGCGATACTGCGGCTGGTTGTTCGGCACGTGACACCCGCCGTACGACCCGACGACGTCCTTTCCGGTCTCCGAGCTGTGGCCGACCTGGCGCCGCCGGTCCCCGCAGCGGTGACCAGGCTGGCGCAGGGGCTCTTCGACGAGGAGTCCGGAACGGTGACCGACCCGCTCGCGCCCGACCGCGAGGCAGTCACGGCAGGCCTGTCCATGGCCGCCGGACCCGCCGCCGCGAAGGCGCCGGAAGGTGCAGGTTCCGCGTAG
- a CDS encoding CYTH and CHAD domain-containing protein: MADTKREIERKYELPVRPEGGDGGSRPAGPSLLPDLTKVRAVSAVTARGVTELDAVYHDTPDLRLTAGSLTLRRRTGGADEGWHLKFPVGDGVRDEIRAPLSDTLPDELAALVRSRVRGAELTPVVRLRTSRDTSLLVDEAGRTLAEVAVDTVRAERRSGSGTGTGTGTAEWTEIEVELADDGDPALLDAVEKVLRKAGVRPASASSKLARALAETAPAAEGAGPGKRAKTAPKRAPATAGDHVLAYVREQADAIVSYDPAVRRDLPDSVHQLRVATRRMRSAFRTYKKVLDRDATRPIGAELKWLAGELGVDRDQEVLAERLTAGVEAHDTTLLLGPVHARLRIWDAAGRTDARDRTLSVLDSARYLRLLDSVAALLADPPLLDGAGRRPAKVLPRAVVKDYERLAGRVEHALRLAPGEERDLALHDARKAAKRARYAADAAEPALGKSAKRFSKRMKAVQSVLGDHQDSVVARDALRDLAVQAHAAGESAFTWGLLYGEEESRAADRERELPRIWRKSAKRKLRTALFD; this comes from the coding sequence ATGGCGGACACAAAGCGAGAGATCGAACGCAAGTACGAACTCCCGGTGCGGCCGGAGGGCGGCGACGGCGGCTCGCGGCCCGCAGGCCCTTCCCTCCTGCCGGACCTCACCAAGGTCCGCGCCGTCTCGGCCGTCACGGCGCGGGGCGTCACCGAACTGGACGCCGTCTACCACGACACCCCGGACCTACGGCTGACCGCCGGGTCCCTCACCCTGCGCCGCCGGACCGGCGGCGCCGACGAGGGCTGGCACCTCAAGTTCCCCGTCGGCGACGGCGTCCGCGACGAGATCCGGGCCCCGCTCTCCGACACCCTCCCGGACGAACTCGCGGCGCTGGTGCGCTCACGGGTCCGCGGCGCGGAACTGACCCCCGTCGTACGGCTGCGGACCTCCCGCGACACCAGCCTGCTGGTCGACGAGGCGGGCCGGACCCTCGCCGAGGTGGCCGTCGACACCGTCCGCGCGGAGCGCCGGTCCGGTTCCGGTACGGGTACCGGAACCGGCACCGCCGAGTGGACCGAGATCGAGGTCGAGCTGGCAGACGACGGCGACCCGGCCCTGCTCGACGCCGTGGAGAAGGTGCTCCGCAAAGCGGGAGTGCGTCCGGCGTCCGCCAGTTCCAAGCTCGCCCGGGCCCTCGCCGAGACGGCGCCCGCCGCTGAGGGGGCCGGGCCGGGAAAGCGGGCGAAGACCGCCCCGAAGCGCGCGCCCGCCACCGCCGGGGACCATGTGCTGGCCTATGTGCGCGAGCAGGCCGACGCGATCGTCTCCTACGACCCCGCCGTCCGCCGCGACCTGCCCGACTCCGTGCACCAACTGCGGGTCGCCACCCGCCGGATGCGGTCCGCTTTCCGTACGTACAAGAAGGTGCTCGACCGCGACGCCACCCGGCCCATCGGCGCCGAGCTGAAGTGGCTCGCCGGGGAGCTGGGCGTCGACCGCGACCAGGAGGTCCTCGCCGAGCGGCTCACCGCGGGCGTCGAGGCACACGACACGACCCTGCTGCTCGGGCCCGTGCACGCCCGGCTGCGGATCTGGGACGCGGCGGGCCGCACCGACGCGCGGGACAGGACGCTCAGCGTCCTCGACAGCGCGCGCTACCTGCGCCTGCTGGACTCGGTGGCGGCACTGCTCGCCGATCCGCCGCTGCTGGACGGCGCCGGCCGCAGACCGGCCAAGGTGCTGCCCAGGGCGGTCGTCAAGGACTACGAGCGCCTCGCGGGCCGCGTCGAGCACGCGCTGCGACTCGCGCCGGGGGAGGAGCGCGACCTGGCGCTGCACGACGCCCGCAAGGCCGCCAAGCGTGCCCGCTACGCCGCCGACGCGGCCGAGCCCGCCCTCGGGAAGTCCGCGAAGCGCTTCTCGAAGCGGATGAAGGCCGTGCAGAGCGTCCTCGGCGACCACCAGGACAGCGTCGTGGCCCGCGACGCCCTGCGCGATCTCGCGGTCCAGGCCCACGCGGCCGGCGAGTCCGCCTTCACCTGGGGGCTGCTGTACGGCGAGGAGGAGTCGCGGGCGGCGGACCGGGAGCGCGAACTACCGCGAATCTGGCGGAAGTCGGCGAAACGGAAGCTGCGCACGGCGCTTTTCGACTGA
- a CDS encoding TIGR03960 family B12-binding radical SAM protein, translating into MSAVESVFPQLEALLPHVQKPIQYVGGELNSTVKDWDECDVRWALMYPDAYEVGLPNQGVMILYEVLNEREGVLAERTYSVWPDLEALMREHKVPQFTVDAHRPVSAFDVFGLSFSTELGYTNMLTALDLAGIPLNAADRTVDHPIVLAGGHAAFNPEPIAEFIDCAVIGDGEQAVLQITGIVRAWKAEGRTGGREELLLRLAKTGGVYVPGFYDVEYLPDGRIARTVPNRSGVPWRVSKHTVMDLDEWPYPKQPLVPLAETVHERMSVEIFRGCTRGCRFCQAGMITRPVRERSITGIGEMVDKGLKATGFEEVGLLSLSSADHSEIADVAKGLADRYEEEKIGLSLPSTRVDAFNVDLANELTRNGRRSGLTFAPEGGSERLRKVINKMVSEDDLIRTVSTAYGNGWRQVKLYFMCGLPTETDEDVLQIGDMAVKVIAEGRKVSGQNDIRCTVSIGGFVPKPHTPFQWAPQLSVEETDARLLKLRDKIRADKKYGRSIGFRYHDGKPGIVEGLLSRGDRRVGAVIRAVYEDGGRFDGWREHFSYDRWMASAEKTLPGFGLDIDWYTTRERTYEEVLPWDHLDSGLDKDWLWEDWQDALDETEVEDCRWTPCFDCGVCPQLDLDIQIGPTGKKLLPLTVVK; encoded by the coding sequence ATGTCTGCTGTTGAATCGGTCTTCCCACAGCTCGAAGCTCTGCTCCCGCATGTGCAGAAGCCGATCCAATACGTCGGCGGTGAACTCAACTCCACCGTCAAGGACTGGGACGAGTGCGACGTCCGCTGGGCACTGATGTACCCCGACGCGTACGAGGTCGGCCTGCCCAACCAGGGCGTCATGATCCTCTACGAGGTACTCAACGAGCGCGAGGGCGTCCTCGCGGAGCGCACGTACAGCGTCTGGCCCGACCTCGAGGCGCTGATGCGCGAGCACAAGGTCCCCCAGTTCACGGTGGACGCGCACCGCCCCGTCTCGGCCTTCGACGTCTTCGGGCTCTCCTTCTCCACCGAGCTCGGCTACACCAACATGCTCACGGCGCTCGACCTGGCCGGGATCCCGCTCAACGCGGCGGACCGCACCGTCGACCACCCGATCGTCCTCGCGGGCGGCCACGCGGCGTTCAACCCCGAGCCGATCGCCGAGTTCATCGACTGCGCCGTCATCGGCGACGGCGAGCAGGCCGTCCTCCAGATCACCGGGATCGTCCGGGCCTGGAAGGCCGAGGGCAGGACCGGTGGCCGCGAGGAGCTGCTGCTGCGGCTCGCGAAGACCGGCGGGGTCTACGTGCCCGGCTTCTACGACGTCGAGTACCTGCCGGACGGCCGTATCGCCCGCACCGTCCCCAACCGATCGGGCGTCCCGTGGCGGGTCTCCAAGCACACCGTCATGGACCTGGACGAGTGGCCGTACCCGAAGCAGCCGCTCGTACCGCTGGCCGAGACCGTGCACGAGCGGATGTCCGTCGAGATCTTCCGCGGCTGCACGCGCGGCTGCCGCTTCTGCCAGGCCGGCATGATCACTCGGCCCGTCCGGGAGCGCAGCATCACCGGCATCGGCGAGATGGTCGACAAGGGGCTCAAGGCGACCGGCTTCGAGGAGGTCGGCCTGCTGTCGCTGTCCTCCGCCGACCACAGTGAGATCGCCGACGTCGCCAAGGGCCTCGCCGACCGGTACGAGGAGGAGAAGATCGGTCTCTCCCTCCCGTCCACCCGCGTCGACGCCTTCAACGTCGACCTCGCCAACGAGCTGACGCGCAACGGCCGGCGCTCCGGCCTCACCTTCGCCCCCGAGGGCGGCTCCGAGCGGCTGCGCAAGGTCATCAACAAGATGGTCTCGGAGGACGACCTGATCCGTACGGTCTCCACCGCGTACGGCAACGGCTGGCGCCAGGTGAAGCTCTACTTCATGTGCGGGCTGCCGACGGAGACCGACGAGGACGTCCTGCAGATCGGCGACATGGCCGTCAAGGTCATCGCCGAGGGCCGCAAGGTGTCCGGCCAGAACGACATCCGCTGCACCGTCTCCATCGGCGGGTTCGTGCCCAAGCCGCACACCCCGTTCCAGTGGGCGCCGCAGCTGAGCGTCGAGGAGACCGACGCGCGCCTGCTGAAGCTGCGCGACAAGATCCGCGCGGACAAGAAGTACGGCCGCTCGATCGGCTTCCGGTACCACGACGGCAAGCCCGGCATCGTCGAGGGCCTTCTCTCGCGCGGCGACCGCCGGGTGGGCGCGGTCATCCGCGCGGTCTACGAGGACGGCGGCCGGTTCGACGGCTGGCGTGAGCACTTCAGCTACGACCGCTGGATGGCGAGCGCCGAGAAGACGCTGCCCGGGTTCGGCCTGGACATCGACTGGTACACCACGCGCGAGCGCACGTACGAGGAGGTCCTGCCCTGGGACCACCTGGACTCCGGTCTCGACAAGGACTGGCTCTGGGAGGACTGGCAGGACGCCCTCGACGAGACCGAGGTCGAGGACTGCCGCTGGACGCCGTGCTTCGACTGTGGCGTGTGCCCGCAGCTGGACCTCGACATCCAGATCGGCCCGACGGGCAAGAAGCTGCTGCCGCTGACGGTCGTGAAGTAG
- the rodA gene encoding rod shape-determining protein RodA, with protein sequence MAGTGGFSVSGYGPERGLWATLAARDSMARRLDWPLMFSAVALSAVGSLLVWSATRNRTDLNQGDPYHFFFRHILNTGIGLALMIGTIWLGHRTLRGAVPVLYGISVVLVLLVLTPLGATINGAHAWIVLGGGFTLQPSEFVKITIILGMAMLLAARVDAGDQVHPDHRTVAKSLGLAIVPILVVMMMPDLGSVMVMAVIVLGVLLSSGASNRWIFGLVGAGVAGAVAVAALGVLDEYQINRFAAFANPELDPAGVGYNTNQARIAIGSGGLTGTGLFKGSQTTGQFVPEQQTDFVFTVAGEELGFLGAGLILLLLGVVLWRACRIARETTELYGTIVAAGIIAWFAFQSFENVGMTLGIMPVAGLPLPFVSYGGTSMFAVWIAVGLLQSIRVQRPMSA encoded by the coding sequence ATGGCCGGCACAGGCGGCTTCTCCGTCTCCGGATACGGTCCCGAGCGCGGGCTCTGGGCGACGCTCGCCGCCCGTGACTCGATGGCGCGCAGGCTGGACTGGCCGCTGATGTTCTCCGCGGTGGCGCTCTCGGCCGTCGGGTCGCTGCTGGTCTGGTCGGCGACCCGTAACCGTACGGATCTCAACCAGGGCGATCCGTACCACTTCTTCTTCCGCCACATACTGAACACCGGTATCGGGCTGGCCCTGATGATCGGCACGATCTGGCTCGGCCACCGCACCCTGCGCGGCGCGGTCCCCGTCCTCTACGGCATCTCCGTCGTGCTCGTGCTGCTGGTCCTCACCCCGCTCGGCGCCACCATCAACGGCGCGCACGCCTGGATCGTGCTCGGCGGCGGCTTCACCCTCCAGCCCTCGGAGTTCGTGAAGATCACGATCATCCTGGGCATGGCGATGCTGCTCGCGGCCAGAGTCGACGCGGGTGATCAGGTCCATCCGGACCATCGGACGGTCGCCAAGTCCCTGGGGCTCGCGATCGTCCCGATCCTGGTCGTCATGATGATGCCGGACCTCGGTTCGGTCATGGTCATGGCCGTGATCGTGCTCGGCGTCCTGCTCTCCTCCGGGGCGTCCAACCGGTGGATCTTCGGGCTCGTCGGCGCCGGTGTCGCGGGCGCCGTCGCGGTCGCCGCGCTCGGGGTCCTCGACGAGTACCAGATCAACCGCTTCGCCGCCTTCGCCAACCCGGAACTCGACCCGGCGGGCGTCGGCTACAACACCAACCAGGCGCGGATCGCGATCGGTTCGGGCGGGCTCACCGGCACCGGCCTCTTCAAGGGCTCCCAGACCACCGGCCAGTTCGTCCCCGAGCAGCAGACCGACTTCGTCTTCACCGTCGCGGGCGAGGAGCTGGGTTTCCTCGGGGCCGGGCTGATCCTGCTGCTCCTCGGTGTGGTGCTGTGGCGCGCCTGCCGGATCGCCCGTGAGACGACGGAGCTGTACGGGACGATCGTGGCGGCCGGGATCATCGCCTGGTTCGCCTTCCAGTCCTTCGAGAACGTCGGGATGACGCTCGGGATCATGCCCGTGGCGGGGCTGCCGCTGCCGTTCGTCTCCTACGGAGGCACCTCGATGTTCGCGGTCTGGATCGCGGTCGGGCTGCTCCAGTCGATCAGGGTGCAGCGGCCCATGTCGGCTTGA